A genomic segment from Thermodesulfobacteriota bacterium encodes:
- the lptB gene encoding LPS export ABC transporter ATP-binding protein has protein sequence MRTLSAKGLTKVFGDRKAVDDITLEINTEEVIGLLGPNGAGKTTIFFMMVGIIKPDQGRVFLDDEDITDYPIYLRARKGINYLPQESSIFRKLTVEENILAILETLKLSKEEKKERLHKLLDELNIASISKNKAYSLSGGERRRVEISRALVTSPAFILLDEPFAGIDPIAVIDIQNIIRQLRSRGIGVVISDHNVRETLGVCDKAYIIDQGRILEFGNPQQITDSKKARKIYLGEKFKL, from the coding sequence ATGCGAACTCTATCGGCCAAAGGTCTAACAAAGGTATTTGGAGATAGAAAGGCTGTTGATGATATAACCCTGGAAATCAATACAGAAGAAGTTATCGGATTGTTGGGTCCCAACGGAGCTGGGAAGACAACTATCTTCTTTATGATGGTTGGCATAATTAAACCGGATCAGGGAAGGGTATTCCTGGATGACGAGGATATCACAGACTACCCTATCTATCTACGGGCAAGGAAAGGAATCAATTATCTTCCCCAGGAATCATCGATATTCCGTAAATTGACAGTAGAAGAGAATATTTTAGCAATTCTGGAAACGTTAAAGTTATCAAAAGAAGAAAAAAAAGAAAGGTTACATAAACTGTTAGATGAGTTAAACATAGCTTCTATCTCTAAGAATAAAGCTTATTCACTTTCTGGAGGAGAACGTAGGAGGGTAGAGATTAGCAGGGCACTTGTAACCTCTCCTGCTTTTATTCTACTTGATGAACCCTTTGCCGGAATAGACCCTATAGCAGTTATTGATATTCAAAATATCATAAGACAATTGAGATCTAGAGGCATAGGGGTTGTTATTTCCGATCATAATGTCCGGGAAACTCTAGGTGTTTGTGATAAAGCCTATATTATAGATCAGGGAAGAATCCTGGAATTTGGAAACCCTCAACAAATTACTGACAGTAAAAAGGCCCGAAAGATATACCTGGGTGAAAAGTTTAAATTATAA
- a CDS encoding HAD-IIIA family hydrolase produces MIEKAKAIKLVILDVDGVLTDGRIIYDDKGGELKCFDVKDGHGIKLLKRAGIEVGIISGRESRAVGYRARDLDISILHQRIFDKVKVYEKILKEKGLADNQVCFIGDDLVDIPLLKRVGFSVAVVDGSEYLKKVVDYVTVKNGGNGAVREVCELILKAQDKWNMLTENYFGDT; encoded by the coding sequence ATAATTGAGAAGGCAAAGGCAATAAAACTTGTTATCCTGGATGTGGATGGGGTTTTGACCGACGGCAGAATAATCTATGATGATAAAGGTGGGGAGTTAAAATGTTTTGATGTCAAAGACGGACATGGTATAAAGCTGTTAAAGCGGGCAGGGATTGAGGTAGGGATTATCAGCGGAAGAGAATCCAGGGCTGTCGGGTATCGTGCTAGAGATTTAGATATTTCTATTTTGCATCAAAGAATATTTGATAAAGTAAAAGTATATGAAAAAATACTAAAAGAAAAAGGGTTGGCTGATAACCAGGTATGTTTCATAGGTGACGATCTGGTTGATATACCTTTGTTGAAAAGAGTCGGTTTTTCTGTGGCAGTGGTTGATGGATCTGAATATTTGAAAAAGGTGGTTGATTATGTTACAGTAAAGAATGGTGGAAACGGAGCAGTCAGAGAGGTATGTGAATTGATCTTGAAAGCCCAGGATAAATGGAATATGCTTACAGAAAATTACTTTGGAGATACCTAA
- the rpoN gene encoding RNA polymerase factor sigma-54 → MALEIKQSLKLAQQTIMTPQLQQSIKLLQLSRLELKDLIQKEIVENPVLEEIQDFSDGDNSNKSDGIRELEPDKTKEVTFDNQDTNMGIKWENYIGGFIPDSSGSGIEDDEKLSLENRLTKKMTLYDHLTLQLRLSNFTKTEELIGSLIIGNIDDDGYLRVSLADIAETTEVDESVVESVLRQIQEFDPLGVGARDLKECLLIQAKHRIGDSPIVGEILANHMPELENKRLQIIAKKLGVSLEKVVEAARLISELGPTPGRHFNEEEAQYITPDIYVYNVGNEFFIVLNEDGMPKLRISSFYRNALSQGDLTSKITKEYIQEKIRSAVWLIKSIHQRQRTIHKVMKSIIKFQRDFFEKNTGHLKPLVLRDVAEDIGMHESTISRVTTNKYVHTPHGIFELKYFFNSGIDYSRGESIASESVKDKIKQIILNENPKKPYSDQKLVNILKELNINIARRTVTKYREVLNILPSSKRKRFF, encoded by the coding sequence ATGGCTTTAGAAATTAAACAGAGCCTAAAACTGGCACAGCAGACAATTATGACACCGCAATTGCAGCAGTCAATAAAACTGCTGCAGCTCTCAAGATTAGAATTGAAGGATCTTATTCAAAAGGAGATTGTAGAAAATCCAGTATTGGAAGAAATTCAAGATTTTTCTGATGGGGACAATTCCAACAAAAGTGACGGGATAAGAGAACTCGAACCCGATAAAACAAAAGAAGTAACATTTGATAATCAAGACACAAACATGGGTATTAAGTGGGAAAACTATATAGGTGGTTTTATTCCAGACAGTTCTGGTTCCGGCATTGAAGACGATGAGAAACTCTCATTAGAGAACAGACTAACGAAAAAAATGACCCTTTATGATCATCTGACGTTGCAGCTCCGTCTCTCAAATTTTACTAAAACAGAAGAGCTAATAGGCAGCTTGATCATTGGGAATATAGATGACGATGGCTACCTTCGGGTTAGCTTAGCCGATATTGCTGAGACCACCGAGGTAGATGAATCTGTGGTTGAGAGTGTCTTAAGGCAGATTCAAGAATTTGACCCTCTGGGTGTTGGAGCCAGAGATCTCAAAGAGTGTTTACTTATTCAAGCAAAACACCGTATTGGAGATAGTCCTATTGTAGGAGAAATCTTAGCCAATCATATGCCTGAACTGGAAAATAAGAGGCTTCAAATAATCGCTAAAAAATTGGGGGTCTCTTTAGAAAAGGTTGTGGAGGCTGCAAGGTTAATTTCTGAATTGGGTCCCACCCCTGGCAGACATTTCAATGAGGAAGAAGCTCAATACATTACCCCTGATATATATGTCTACAATGTAGGAAATGAATTTTTTATAGTCCTGAACGAAGACGGTATGCCCAAATTGAGGATAAGTTCCTTTTATCGCAATGCCCTCTCCCAAGGAGACCTAACATCAAAAATAACAAAGGAATACATACAAGAAAAGATCCGTTCTGCGGTGTGGTTAATAAAGAGTATCCATCAGAGACAGAGAACCATACATAAGGTTATGAAAAGCATTATTAAATTTCAGCGGGATTTCTTTGAGAAAAATACAGGACACCTGAAACCTCTGGTTCTTAGAGACGTAGCTGAAGATATTGGTATGCATGAATCAACTATTAGCCGGGTTACAACAAATAAATATGTACACACCCCTCATGGAATCTTTGAGCTCAAATACTTTTTCAACAGTGGAATCGACTATTCAAGAGGAGAAAGTATAGCCTCTGAGAGCGTTAAAGATAAGATCAAGCAGATTATTCTTAATGAAAACCCCAAGAAACCTTATAGTGACCAGAAACTTGTTAATATTCTGAAGGAATTAAATATAAATATTGCGCGAAGAACAGTAACTAAATACCGTGAGGTGTTAAATATTTTACCTTCATCAAAGAGAAAAAGGTTTTTTTAG
- a CDS encoding Rho termination factor N-terminal domain-containing protein — MEKDIEKLTVPELREEAKKYPEITGVSAMKKAELIEAIRKVSGKPKKNKKSTKEKPLKSKTDIKRELRSLKPQKQKALENRDKKALKSLKNRIKKLKRMTKRLGNTISRSS, encoded by the coding sequence ATGGAAAAGGATATTGAAAAATTGACTGTTCCAGAATTACGAGAAGAGGCAAAGAAGTATCCAGAAATAACCGGTGTTAGTGCAATGAAAAAAGCTGAACTGATTGAAGCCATTAGAAAAGTCTCAGGAAAACCCAAGAAGAATAAAAAATCAACAAAAGAAAAACCTTTAAAATCAAAGACAGACATAAAGAGAGAGTTAAGAAGTCTTAAACCTCAGAAACAAAAGGCTTTAGAAAACAGGGATAAAAAAGCATTAAAGAGTCTTAAAAACAGGATAAAAAAACTGAAGAGAATGACAAAAAGACTGGGAAATACAATCAGCAGGAGTTCTTAG
- the rimI gene encoding ribosomal protein S18-alanine N-acetyltransferase has translation MEGKDIDEVLDIENLCFKSPWTRDAFEQELNLEWSKILVAKKSTPHQKRTVGYICLWLVTDEVHILNLAIHPNFRRQGIATRLLNSGIEFSIRVGAEVATLEVRKSNFSAILLYRKFAFEAIGVRRRYYSDNYEDAIIMCSKLMA, from the coding sequence ATGGAGGGTAAAGATATTGACGAGGTTCTGGATATTGAAAATCTATGCTTCAAATCCCCCTGGACCAGAGATGCCTTCGAACAAGAGCTGAATCTTGAGTGGTCAAAGATTCTTGTTGCCAAAAAATCCACTCCCCATCAAAAGAGGACAGTTGGTTATATCTGTCTTTGGTTGGTAACCGATGAAGTTCACATCTTAAATCTTGCTATCCACCCCAACTTTCGCCGACAGGGAATTGCAACCAGGCTCCTTAACTCTGGCATTGAGTTTTCTATCCGTGTGGGTGCAGAAGTTGCAACTTTAGAGGTCCGTAAATCAAACTTTTCTGCTATATTATTATATAGAAAATTCGCTTTTGAAGCCATAGGGGTACGACGCCGATATTACTCAGACAACTATGAAGATGCTATTATTATGTGTTCAAAGCTGATGGCTTGA
- the lptC gene encoding LPS export ABC transporter periplasmic protein LptC, translating into MKKTKFIVISLIILATLAVIKIFINNYAGHWNQVETIDSVTSKADVTIKNIHYIKTNRGVKEWEIKASSGQYFKNKDMGTLRDITVKIFFKDAKPLTLTGNEGKVITNTRDIEIWGNVVVSSDNRYQFHTQSLKYSSKKREIYTPDKIEFTGYGMELSGVGMTIDVDRGRFFVLNDVSTIVKNLKRD; encoded by the coding sequence ATGAAAAAGACAAAGTTTATCGTTATCTCATTGATTATCTTAGCAACCCTCGCTGTTATAAAAATATTTATAAATAACTATGCGGGGCATTGGAATCAAGTAGAAACAATAGATTCGGTTACAAGTAAAGCTGATGTGACTATTAAGAACATCCATTACATAAAAACCAACCGTGGTGTCAAAGAATGGGAAATTAAAGCAAGTTCAGGGCAGTACTTCAAAAACAAAGATATGGGAACCCTTAGGGATATCACGGTTAAAATATTCTTTAAAGATGCCAAACCTTTAACATTGACCGGAAATGAGGGAAAGGTTATAACCAATACCAGAGACATTGAAATATGGGGAAATGTGGTTGTAAGTTCCGACAATAGATATCAATTCCATACTCAGTCATTAAAATACAGCTCAAAAAAAAGGGAAATCTATACTCCAGATAAGATTGAGTTTACCGGTTATGGGATGGAACTCAGCGGGGTAGGAATGACCATTGATGTTGACAGAGGAAGGTTCTTTGTGTTAAATGATGTCTCAACAATAGTGAAAAATCTTAAGAGGGATTAA
- the lptA gene encoding lipopolysaccharide transport periplasmic protein LptA — MKLQAPKKCLILTIVIASILSFNVYLSMGLDTSSGLHKGDKFELNDKNQPIVINSDHLEGDNKKNVVKFTGNVVAKRGELTIRSKSISVMYDKANKKVMEIVAEGDVRINQGNKKARGEKAVFMNSQEKIILTGNPRVWEGDNIIKGEKITLFLAEDRGVVEGNKNTRVNATINIEKDEGEKRY, encoded by the coding sequence ATGAAATTACAGGCCCCAAAAAAATGCTTGATTTTAACGATAGTTATAGCTTCAATACTGTCCTTTAATGTATATCTATCCATGGGTCTTGATACCTCCTCAGGACTGCATAAAGGAGACAAGTTTGAACTAAATGATAAGAACCAACCTATAGTAATCAATTCGGATCATCTTGAAGGAGACAATAAGAAAAACGTCGTAAAATTTACTGGGAATGTAGTTGCTAAAAGAGGAGAACTCACAATACGTTCGAAAAGTATATCTGTAATGTATGACAAGGCGAACAAGAAGGTGATGGAAATTGTGGCGGAGGGAGATGTAAGGATAAATCAGGGAAATAAAAAGGCCCGTGGGGAAAAGGCTGTGTTTATGAATTCTCAGGAAAAAATTATACTTACAGGAAATCCTAGAGTTTGGGAAGGAGACAATATAATAAAGGGGGAAAAGATAACTCTCTTTTTGGCCGAAGATAGGGGTGTGGTAGAAGGGAATAAAAATACAAGGGTAAACGCTACAATTAATATAGAGAAGGATGAAGGAGAAAAAAGATACTAA
- the kdsA gene encoding 3-deoxy-8-phosphooctulonate synthase → MKTPLGGDIIKIGGGNPLVLIAGPCVIEGHKKTIRTAERLKDIASESSISLIFKSSYDKANRTSLHSYRGPGISEGLSILNEVKMKVGIPVLSDIHRFEEIDQAAQVLDVLQVPAFLCRQTDFVIDTAKTGKVINLKKGQFLAPWDMKNIIEKVESVGNEKILLTERGTSFGYNNLVVDMRSLFIMRGFGYPVVFDATHSIQLPGGKGTASDGQREFVPNISMAAVAVGIDAIFMEVHENPDRALCDGPNSISLDSLPALLVQIRKIDNIVKGH, encoded by the coding sequence ATCAAGACCCCCCTCGGTGGGGATATTATCAAAATAGGCGGCGGCAATCCTTTAGTTTTAATCGCAGGGCCCTGTGTAATCGAGGGTCATAAGAAGACAATACGCACAGCAGAACGGCTAAAAGATATAGCTTCTGAATCATCTATTTCATTGATATTCAAGTCTTCTTATGATAAAGCAAACAGGACTTCCCTTCATTCTTACCGCGGCCCTGGTATCTCAGAAGGTCTGAGTATACTCAACGAGGTCAAGATGAAAGTGGGGATTCCTGTATTATCTGACATACATCGCTTTGAAGAGATCGATCAGGCTGCACAGGTTCTTGATGTTCTTCAGGTACCTGCCTTTCTCTGCCGGCAGACAGATTTCGTTATCGATACTGCCAAAACCGGAAAGGTAATAAACCTAAAAAAGGGACAGTTCCTGGCCCCTTGGGATATGAAGAATATTATTGAAAAGGTAGAATCAGTTGGCAATGAAAAGATACTACTAACCGAAAGGGGGACTTCATTCGGGTATAATAACCTTGTAGTCGATATGCGTTCTCTATTTATTATGAGAGGTTTTGGATACCCTGTGGTTTTCGATGCTACTCACAGTATCCAGCTACCAGGAGGAAAAGGTACAGCTTCTGATGGACAGAGAGAGTTTGTCCCTAATATCTCCATGGCTGCTGTTGCAGTCGGGATAGATGCTATATTTATGGAAGTTCACGAGAATCCTGATCGTGCGTTATGCGACGGTCCCAATTCGATAAGCCTGGATTCTCTGCCCGCATTGCTAGTCCAAATTAGGAAGATCGACAATATTGTTAAAGGGCACTGA
- the rapZ gene encoding RNase adapter RapZ, which translates to MRFVIITGLSGSGKSTAIKALEDIGFFCVDNLPVILLPKFLELRLQTPGEISKVAFVMDVRERGFLKEYPQIFEELKKEGYLMETIFLECSEEILLRRFSETRRSHPLAEGKSVIEGIRLERETLSHLKSTANKVIDTSNYNVHQLKDAIYQYFSEVSSLKKMTINLLSFGFKYGLPYDADLTMDVRFLPNPYFIEELKNLTGENKEVSDYVLKRSETKKFIKKFSNLIHFLVPLYEKEGRVYLTIAIGCTGGKHRSVAIINELVKSFDKEKYMVSIRHRDIEAL; encoded by the coding sequence ATCCGATTTGTCATTATAACTGGTCTCTCAGGCTCAGGAAAAAGCACAGCAATAAAGGCTTTAGAGGATATCGGATTTTTCTGTGTAGACAACCTGCCAGTTATTCTACTTCCAAAATTCTTAGAGTTGCGCCTTCAAACTCCGGGAGAAATCTCCAAGGTAGCCTTTGTAATGGATGTCAGGGAAAGGGGGTTTTTAAAGGAATACCCCCAAATTTTTGAAGAGTTGAAAAAGGAAGGCTATCTAATGGAAACAATATTCCTGGAGTGCTCTGAGGAAATCCTGCTCAGGCGCTTCAGTGAGACCCGAAGGTCCCATCCTCTGGCAGAAGGCAAATCGGTCATTGAAGGAATTAGATTAGAAAGAGAAACTCTTTCACATTTAAAGAGTACAGCAAATAAGGTTATAGATACCTCTAATTATAACGTCCATCAGTTAAAGGATGCTATCTACCAATACTTTAGTGAAGTATCTTCCTTGAAAAAGATGACTATAAATTTACTCTCTTTTGGATTCAAGTATGGGTTACCATACGATGCTGATTTAACAATGGATGTGAGATTTTTACCAAACCCATACTTCATTGAAGAATTAAAGAACCTCACGGGTGAAAACAAAGAGGTTTCTGATTATGTTTTAAAAAGAAGCGAAACAAAAAAATTTATTAAGAAATTTTCCAATCTAATTCACTTTTTGGTTCCTCTATACGAAAAAGAAGGGAGAGTATACTTAACTATCGCTATTGGTTGTACAGGGGGAAAGCACCGTTCTGTAGCCATTATCAACGAGTTGGTCAAATCTTTTGATAAAGAAAAATACATGGTTAGTATCAGACACAGGGATATAGAAGCTCTGTGA
- a CDS encoding dihydroorotate dehydrogenase electron transfer subunit, with the protein MYQVFSKILFNTEVSPTYYKMGLDCPEIASRAAPGQFIMVRVSNQWDPFLRRPFVIHRTGKANTKGEKRCSDCQLEILYKVVGKGTEIMSEMKEDDEIDLLGPMGKGYRIDTNIRTAILVGGGIGVASLFSLAENIILQCSGLKSLLLFLGGKGRDDVLCVEEFEKLSLEVRVATEDGSLGQQGVVVDLLLDYLKFGDYSPGSSTHCFACGPDTMLREVSKITGEKSISCQISLEARMACAVGACLGCIVKTKAGGDVYKKVCKDGPVFDSNDIIWK; encoded by the coding sequence ATGTACCAGGTGTTTTCAAAAATTCTCTTTAACACAGAGGTGTCCCCAACTTATTATAAGATGGGGTTAGACTGTCCGGAGATAGCCTCCAGAGCAGCTCCCGGTCAATTCATTATGGTAAGAGTCAGCAACCAATGGGACCCTTTCTTGCGACGTCCTTTTGTAATACACAGGACTGGGAAAGCAAATACTAAAGGAGAAAAAAGGTGTAGTGATTGTCAGCTAGAAATACTCTATAAGGTGGTAGGCAAAGGGACAGAGATAATGTCTGAGATGAAGGAAGATGATGAGATTGATCTCTTGGGACCTATGGGCAAAGGATATAGAATAGATACTAATATCAGAACAGCAATCTTGGTTGGTGGAGGGATCGGAGTAGCGTCCCTTTTTAGTTTGGCAGAGAACATAATTTTACAGTGTTCAGGGCTTAAATCCCTTTTACTCTTCTTGGGTGGAAAAGGCAGGGATGACGTTTTATGCGTTGAAGAGTTTGAAAAACTTAGTTTAGAGGTTAGAGTAGCTACAGAAGATGGGAGTCTGGGACAGCAAGGAGTAGTTGTTGATCTATTACTGGATTATCTTAAATTCGGAGATTATAGTCCAGGTTCTTCTACCCATTGCTTTGCATGCGGACCAGACACCATGTTAAGAGAGGTATCAAAGATCACCGGCGAAAAAAGCATATCATGCCAGATATCTCTGGAGGCAAGGATGGCCTGTGCTGTGGGCGCCTGTCTGGGGTGTATAGTTAAGACAAAGGCAGGCGGAGATGTTTATAAAAAGGTTTGTAAAGATGGCCCTGTCTTTGACAGTAACGACATAATTTGGAAGTAA
- a CDS encoding CTP synthase: protein MKTKLIFVTGGVLSSLGKGLASASIGALLECRGLRVAIQKLDPYINVDPGTMNPFQHGEVFVTDDGTETDLDLGHYERFTTAKLSKKNNFTTGQIYDSVISKERRGDYLGKTVQVIPHITDEIKENILKVANDVDVAIIEIGGTVGDIESLPFMEAIRQFKTDLGRDNVLYIHLTLVPFIPTAGQLKTKPTQHSVKMLQEIGIQPDILLCRTDRLLPPEIKSKIALFCNVDKDAVITAKDVDSIYEVPVVFHSEGLDEKVVEMLHMWTRAPVLDEWEAMVKKIKDPKQQTEIAIVGKYVSLKDSYKSLNEALVHGGIANDCKVNLKYVDSEDIEKETPDKLLVNVRGILVPGGFGDRGIEGKIKAIRYAREHNIPFFGICLGMQLAAVEFARNVCGLKGAHSSEFDKDTPYPVIGLLKEWIDYKDNTIQQRDENTDLGGTMRLGAYPCRLTKGSFAYRAYQQELISERHRHRYEFNNKYREDLVKKGLRTSGVSPNGELVEIIEIESHPWFLGCQFHPEFKSRPMTPHPLFREFIKASLSSDKSKDMVHS from the coding sequence ATGAAGACGAAATTGATCTTTGTAACAGGGGGAGTGCTCTCATCTTTGGGAAAGGGTTTAGCATCAGCTTCAATTGGGGCATTGCTGGAATGCAGGGGATTAAGGGTTGCTATTCAGAAACTCGATCCTTACATAAATGTAGACCCCGGCACTATGAATCCTTTTCAGCACGGTGAAGTATTTGTAACTGATGACGGTACTGAGACTGATTTGGACCTAGGCCACTATGAAAGATTTACCACCGCCAAATTGAGCAAAAAGAATAATTTCACTACTGGACAGATATATGATTCTGTGATTTCTAAAGAGAGAAGGGGAGATTATCTTGGCAAGACAGTACAGGTAATACCGCACATTACTGATGAAATAAAGGAAAACATATTGAAAGTTGCCAATGACGTTGATGTCGCTATTATCGAGATAGGAGGCACGGTAGGAGACATTGAGAGCCTCCCATTTATGGAGGCAATAAGGCAATTCAAAACCGACCTGGGGAGGGATAACGTCCTCTACATTCACCTGACCCTGGTTCCTTTTATCCCTACCGCTGGTCAATTAAAGACCAAACCAACTCAGCACAGCGTAAAGATGTTACAGGAAATAGGTATTCAACCAGATATTCTCCTCTGTCGTACCGATCGACTTCTACCCCCTGAGATAAAATCTAAGATAGCCCTATTCTGTAATGTGGATAAGGATGCAGTAATTACTGCTAAAGATGTGGACAGTATCTATGAGGTGCCTGTGGTTTTCCATAGTGAAGGATTAGATGAGAAAGTCGTTGAGATGCTTCATATGTGGACCAGAGCGCCAGTTTTAGATGAATGGGAAGCAATGGTTAAAAAGATAAAAGATCCCAAACAGCAAACAGAGATTGCTATAGTGGGGAAATACGTGAGTCTGAAAGATTCCTATAAGAGTTTAAACGAAGCCCTTGTCCACGGAGGAATTGCCAATGATTGCAAGGTAAACCTGAAATATGTGGATTCAGAAGATATAGAAAAAGAGACCCCGGATAAACTTTTGGTCAATGTACGTGGAATTCTGGTGCCAGGTGGGTTTGGTGATCGAGGGATTGAAGGGAAAATTAAGGCTATTAGATACGCCAGAGAGCATAATATCCCATTTTTTGGAATCTGTCTGGGTATGCAACTGGCTGCAGTTGAGTTTGCAAGAAACGTCTGTGGATTGAAGGGGGCACATAGCTCAGAGTTTGATAAGGACACTCCTTACCCAGTAATAGGTCTGTTGAAAGAGTGGATTGACTATAAGGACAATACAATCCAGCAAAGAGATGAAAATACGGATTTAGGCGGTACAATGAGATTAGGAGCCTACCCCTGTAGATTAACGAAGGGTAGCTTTGCCTATAGAGCGTATCAGCAGGAACTCATTTCTGAAAGGCATAGACATAGATATGAATTCAATAACAAATATAGAGAAGATTTGGTTAAAAAAGGGCTAAGGACAAGTGGTGTTTCTCCTAATGGAGAACTTGTTGAGATAATAGAAATCGAGTCTCATCCCTGGTTTTTGGGCTGCCAATTTCATCCGGAGTTCAAATCACGTCCTATGACCCCACATCCTCTATTCAGGGAATTTATTAAGGCATCTCTTTCGTCAGATAAATCTAAAGATATGGTTCACAGTTAA
- a CDS encoding PTS fructose transporter subunit IIA: MVGILVITHYNLGAELVAAADMMGGRIDGIHAISVDPKKDTDKLRKEISMAIKRLDNGEGVLIITDMFGGTPSNLSLSFLEEGKVEVLTGVNLPMLIKLSTYREDKTLNELAVQLKSFGQKNINLASEIMNKKVT; the protein is encoded by the coding sequence ATGGTCGGGATTCTGGTAATAACTCATTACAATTTAGGGGCTGAGTTGGTTGCTGCTGCCGATATGATGGGTGGCAGGATAGATGGTATTCACGCCATATCTGTTGACCCCAAGAAAGACACAGATAAATTGAGGAAAGAGATCTCAATGGCTATTAAAAGGTTAGATAATGGTGAAGGTGTCTTGATAATAACTGATATGTTTGGTGGTACACCTTCTAATCTGAGTCTCTCTTTTTTGGAAGAAGGAAAGGTAGAGGTATTAACAGGAGTAAACTTACCAATGCTCATTAAGCTTTCTACTTACCGGGAAGATAAAACATTAAACGAACTGGCTGTGCAGCTGAAATCTTTTGGACAGAAGAACATTAATTTGGCCAGTGAGATTATGAATAAAAAGGTTACGTAA
- the raiA gene encoding ribosome-associated translation inhibitor RaiA: MQITVTFRHMDAVEDFKKYIEEKLAKVKKYIDRPIEANIVLSVEKHRNIAEISLVANRTVINGKEETDNMYSSIDLVMDKIERQLRKYKERLKKHKTINPNLGNLSGRINVLTADSLEGGEEPKVIRSENLSIKPMFVEEAAMQLESSNYGFWVFTNASSEKVNVIYRRKDGNYGLIEPEY, translated from the coding sequence ATGCAGATAACTGTGACCTTTCGACATATGGATGCTGTTGAAGACTTTAAAAAGTACATTGAAGAAAAATTGGCTAAAGTAAAAAAATACATCGATAGACCCATTGAAGCGAATATTGTACTTTCAGTAGAAAAACACAGAAATATAGCGGAGATAAGTCTTGTTGCTAACAGGACAGTAATAAATGGTAAAGAGGAAACAGACAATATGTATTCTTCAATTGATCTGGTTATGGATAAAATTGAGAGACAGCTTCGTAAGTATAAAGAAAGGTTGAAAAAACATAAAACTATAAATCCTAATTTAGGGAATTTATCGGGTAGAATCAATGTGTTAACAGCAGACAGTCTTGAAGGGGGAGAGGAACCAAAGGTTATAAGAAGCGAAAACTTATCCATAAAGCCTATGTTTGTAGAAGAAGCAGCAATGCAATTAGAATCGTCGAATTACGGTTTCTGGGTTTTTACCAATGCTTCCTCAGAAAAGGTTAATGTGATTTATCGGAGAAAAGACGGAAATTATGGTTTAATTGAGCCTGAGTATTAA
- a CDS encoding PTS sugar transporter subunit IIA, translating into MKIADILSGDLIIPELTSKSKKEVLEELVTVIVKQNKLINKGELLDVLLEREKLGSTGIGDGIAIPHGKLKNIDTLLASFGKSVDGVDFDSMDGKPTHLFFLLVAPEDSAGIHLKALARISRLLKDNSFKQELMEAKLKDDLFNTIIERDENFQ; encoded by the coding sequence ATGAAGATTGCTGATATTTTAAGCGGAGATTTAATAATTCCTGAATTAACCTCTAAAAGCAAGAAGGAGGTTTTAGAGGAACTTGTTACTGTTATTGTCAAACAAAACAAACTAATAAATAAAGGAGAACTCTTAGATGTTCTCTTAGAAAGAGAAAAATTGGGAAGTACAGGTATCGGAGATGGTATAGCAATACCTCATGGGAAACTCAAAAATATTGACACCCTGTTAGCCTCTTTCGGAAAAAGTGTAGACGGAGTAGATTTCGACTCCATGGATGGGAAACCAACCCACCTTTTCTTTTTACTAGTTGCACCAGAAGATTCTGCGGGTATCCACTTGAAAGCATTGGCTAGAATTTCACGTCTGTTGAAAGACAACTCTTTCAAACAAGAACTAATGGAAGCTAAATTAAAAGATGACCTCTTTAACACTATTATCGAAAGGGATGAGAATTTTCAATGA